From Microcystis aeruginosa NIES-2549, a single genomic window includes:
- a CDS encoding DUF29 domain-containing protein, whose amino-acid sequence MIDNKNTAQSQKSMQVEELKQLYDQDFVLWIERTTEQIRRGEIKNLDWEHLLTEIEDLGREQRNKVESYLIQTVKHLLMYQYWLTEKGNCGRGWADEIDNFRLELEILFQSKTLYNYGASRLDIIYDKAKRSVIKKTGLSVDRFPQVCPYTFAEIIDFDFLPV is encoded by the coding sequence ATGATTGATAATAAAAACACGGCTCAATCCCAAAAATCTATGCAGGTGGAAGAATTAAAACAACTTTATGATCAGGACTTTGTTTTGTGGATTGAGCGAACCACTGAACAAATTCGACGCGGGGAGATTAAAAATTTAGATTGGGAACATCTTTTAACGGAGATAGAAGATTTGGGGAGAGAACAAAGGAACAAAGTGGAAAGCTATCTAATTCAAACCGTTAAACATTTATTAATGTATCAGTATTGGCTGACTGAAAAAGGTAATTGTGGCCGGGGATGGGCCGATGAAATCGATAATTTCCGTCTAGAACTAGAAATTTTATTCCAGTCAAAAACCCTCTACAATTATGGGGCTTCTAGGCTAGATATTATTTATGATAAAGCCAAGCGATCGGTAATCAAAAAAACTGGTTTATCTGTTGATAGGTTTCCGCAAGTTTGTCCTTATACCTTTGCAGAAATTATAGATTTTGATTTTTTACCAGTTTAG
- the psaB gene encoding photosystem I core protein PsaB, translated as MATKFPKFSQDLAQDPTTRRIWYGIATAHDFESHDGMTEENLYQKIFASHFGHIAIIFLWTSGTIFHVAWQGNFEQWIKDPLNIRPIAHAIWDPQFGKGAVDAFTQAGASNPVNIAYSGVYHWFYTIGMTSNQDLYQGAVFLLILSAIFLFAGWLHLQPKFRPSLAWFKNAESRLNHHLAALFGVSSLAWTGHLVHVAIPESRGQHVGWDNFLSTPPHPAGLLPFFTGDWGVYAENPDTANHIFGTAQGAGTAILTFLGGFHPQTESLWLTDMAHHHLAIAVIFIVAGHMYRTNWGIGHSIKDILNAHKPPSGKLGAGHKNLYDTVNNSLHFQLGLALASLGVITSLVAQHMYALPPYAFIAKDYTTQAALYTHHQYIAGFLAVGAFAHGAIFFVRDYDPEANKDNVLARMLEHKEAIISHLSWVSLFLGFHTLGLYVHNDVVVAFGTPEKQILIEPVFAQFVQAASGKTLYGMNVLLSNPDSIAYTAYPNYGDVWLPGWLDAINSGTNSLFLTIGPGDFLVHHAIALGLHTTVLILVKGALDARGSKLMPDKKDFGYSFPCDGPGRGGTCDISAWDSFYLAMFWMLNTLGWLTFYWHWKHLGVWSGNVAQFNENSTYLMGWFRDYLWANSAQLINGYNPYGVNNLSVWAWMFLFGHLVWATGFMFLISWRGYWQELIETIVWAHERTPLANLVRWKDKPVALSIVQARLVGLAHFTVGYIFTYAAFLIASTAGKFG; from the coding sequence ATGGCAACTAAATTCCCTAAATTTAGCCAAGATCTAGCCCAAGATCCGACTACCCGTCGGATTTGGTACGGGATCGCCACAGCCCACGATTTTGAAAGTCATGATGGCATGACGGAAGAGAATCTCTACCAAAAGATTTTCGCGTCCCACTTCGGCCACATTGCAATCATTTTCCTGTGGACTTCCGGCACTATATTCCACGTCGCTTGGCAAGGTAACTTCGAGCAGTGGATCAAAGATCCCTTAAACATCCGTCCCATCGCCCACGCGATTTGGGATCCCCAGTTCGGTAAAGGCGCTGTAGATGCCTTCACCCAAGCTGGTGCTTCTAATCCGGTTAACATCGCCTATTCCGGGGTTTACCACTGGTTCTACACCATCGGTATGACCTCCAACCAAGACCTATACCAAGGTGCGGTGTTCCTGCTGATTCTCTCGGCGATTTTCCTCTTTGCTGGCTGGTTACACTTACAACCTAAGTTCCGTCCTAGCCTCGCTTGGTTCAAAAACGCTGAATCTCGCCTGAACCACCACCTCGCCGCTCTGTTCGGTGTTAGCTCTCTGGCTTGGACCGGACACCTCGTTCACGTTGCTATCCCCGAATCCCGCGGTCAGCACGTTGGTTGGGACAACTTCCTCTCCACTCCCCCCCACCCGGCGGGTTTACTACCCTTCTTCACCGGTGACTGGGGTGTGTATGCGGAAAACCCCGACACTGCTAACCACATTTTCGGTACTGCCCAAGGCGCGGGAACTGCGATTCTCACCTTCTTAGGTGGTTTCCATCCCCAAACCGAGTCCCTCTGGTTAACCGATATGGCTCACCACCACTTGGCGATCGCTGTGATCTTCATTGTGGCTGGTCATATGTACCGCACCAACTGGGGCATCGGTCACAGCATCAAGGACATCCTCAATGCCCACAAACCCCCCAGTGGTAAGTTAGGAGCCGGTCACAAAAATCTTTATGACACGGTTAACAACTCTCTCCACTTCCAACTCGGTTTGGCTCTCGCTTCTTTAGGCGTGATCACCTCTCTGGTGGCGCAGCATATGTACGCGCTACCCCCTTATGCCTTTATCGCTAAGGACTACACCACCCAAGCGGCTCTTTATACCCACCACCAATACATCGCTGGTTTCCTAGCGGTGGGTGCTTTCGCCCACGGTGCTATCTTCTTCGTGCGTGACTATGATCCCGAAGCGAACAAAGATAACGTCCTGGCGCGGATGCTGGAGCATAAAGAAGCGATCATCTCTCACCTAAGCTGGGTTTCCCTTTTCTTAGGTTTCCACACCCTCGGCCTCTACGTTCATAACGATGTAGTCGTCGCTTTCGGTACTCCCGAAAAACAAATCCTGATCGAACCTGTGTTCGCTCAATTCGTGCAAGCAGCTTCGGGTAAAACCCTGTACGGCATGAACGTACTGTTGTCTAACCCCGATAGTATCGCTTACACCGCCTATCCTAACTACGGTGATGTTTGGTTACCCGGTTGGCTAGACGCGATCAATAGCGGCACTAACTCCCTCTTCTTAACCATCGGTCCTGGCGACTTCCTCGTTCACCATGCGATCGCTCTTGGTTTACACACCACCGTTCTAATCCTGGTTAAAGGTGCTTTAGACGCTCGTGGTTCCAAATTAATGCCCGATAAAAAAGACTTCGGGTATTCCTTCCCTTGCGACGGTCCCGGCCGTGGCGGTACTTGCGACATCTCTGCTTGGGATTCCTTCTACCTAGCCATGTTCTGGATGTTGAACACCCTGGGTTGGCTAACGTTCTACTGGCACTGGAAACACCTCGGTGTCTGGTCGGGTAACGTGGCTCAGTTTAACGAAAACTCCACCTACCTGATGGGCTGGTTCCGCGATTACCTCTGGGCTAACTCGGCTCAGTTAATCAACGGTTACAACCCCTACGGTGTTAACAACCTTTCTGTCTGGGCCTGGATGTTCCTCTTTGGACACCTCGTTTGGGCAACCGGTTTCATGTTCCTGATCTCTTGGCGTGGTTACTGGCAAGAGTTGATCGAAACTATCGTTTGGGCCCACGAACGCACTCCTCTGGCGAACCTCGTTCGTTGGAAAGACAAACCCGTGGCTCTCTCGATCGTTCAGGCTCGTTTGGTTGGTTTAGCTCACTTCACCGTTGGCTATATCTTCACCTACGCCGCCTTCTTGATCGCCTCCACTGCTGGCAAGTTCGGCTAA
- the psaA gene encoding photosystem I core protein PsaA has protein sequence MALPPKEAVAKVIVDKDPVPTSFEKWGQPGHFDRTLAKGPKTTTWIWNLHANVHDFDSQTSDLEDISRKIFSAHFGHLAVVFVWLSGMYFHGAKFSNYEAWLTNPLAIKPSAQVVWPIVGQGILNGDVGGGFHGIQITSGLFYLWRASGFTNSYQLYCTAIGGLVMAGLMLFAGWFHYHKSAPKLEWFQNVESMMNHHLAGLLGLGSLGWAGHQIHVSLPVNKLLDAGVAPQDIPLPHEFILEPSKMADLYPSFAQGLTPFFTLNWGAYSDFLTFKGGLNPVTGGLWLSDTAHHHLAIAVLFIIAGHMYRTNWGIGHSMKEILENHKGPFTGQGHKGLYEILTTSWHAQLAINLALLGSLTIIVAHHMYAMPPYPYQATDYATQLSLFTHHTWIGGFLIVGAGAHGAIFMVRDYDPAKNVDNLLDRVIRHRDAIISHLNWVCIFLGFHSFGLYIHNDTMRAFGRPQDMFSDTGIQLQPIFAQWVQSLHTLAPGNTAPNALTTASYAFGGDVVAVGGKVAMMPITLGTADFLVHHIHAFTIHVTVLILLKGVLYARGSRLIPDKANLGFRFPCDGPGRGGTCQVSGWDHVFLGLFWMYNSLSVVIFHFSWKMQSDVWGTVAPDGTVTHVTLGNFAQSAITINGWLRDFLWAQAAQVINSYGSALSAYGIMFLAGHFVFAFSLMFLFSGRGYWQELIESIVWAHNKLRVAPAIQPRALSIIQGRAVGVAHYLLGGIVTTWAFFLARSLSIG, from the coding sequence ATGGCACTCCCCCCCAAAGAGGCGGTAGCTAAAGTGATTGTAGATAAAGACCCAGTACCTACTTCCTTTGAGAAGTGGGGGCAACCGGGGCATTTTGATCGCACTTTAGCCAAAGGACCCAAAACCACCACCTGGATTTGGAACCTACACGCCAACGTCCACGATTTTGATAGTCAAACCAGCGATCTAGAAGATATTTCTCGGAAAATCTTCAGTGCCCACTTCGGACATCTCGCCGTTGTCTTCGTTTGGCTAAGTGGAATGTACTTCCACGGCGCGAAATTTTCTAACTATGAAGCTTGGTTAACCAACCCGCTGGCCATCAAACCCAGCGCCCAAGTGGTCTGGCCGATCGTCGGTCAAGGCATCCTGAACGGCGATGTGGGCGGCGGTTTCCACGGTATTCAGATCACCTCTGGTCTGTTCTACCTTTGGCGCGCCTCCGGGTTCACCAACAGCTATCAGCTATACTGCACCGCTATCGGTGGTTTAGTTATGGCGGGCCTGATGCTGTTTGCCGGTTGGTTCCATTACCACAAAAGCGCACCGAAACTGGAATGGTTCCAAAACGTGGAATCGATGATGAACCACCACTTGGCGGGTTTACTCGGCTTAGGTTCCCTAGGTTGGGCCGGTCATCAGATTCACGTTTCTTTACCGGTGAACAAACTCCTCGATGCTGGAGTCGCTCCCCAAGACATCCCCTTGCCCCACGAGTTCATCCTCGAACCGAGCAAGATGGCGGATTTATATCCCAGTTTCGCCCAGGGTTTGACCCCCTTCTTTACCCTTAACTGGGGTGCTTACTCGGATTTCCTCACCTTCAAAGGTGGCTTGAACCCCGTGACCGGTGGTCTCTGGCTTTCCGATACCGCTCACCATCACTTGGCGATCGCTGTATTATTCATCATTGCTGGTCATATGTACCGTACCAACTGGGGTATCGGTCACAGCATGAAGGAAATCCTCGAAAACCACAAAGGTCCCTTCACCGGTCAAGGTCACAAAGGACTGTACGAAATCCTGACCACCTCTTGGCACGCCCAGTTAGCGATTAACCTTGCTCTCTTAGGTTCGCTAACCATCATCGTGGCCCACCATATGTACGCCATGCCGCCCTATCCCTATCAGGCGACGGACTACGCCACCCAACTATCCTTGTTTACTCACCACACTTGGATCGGTGGCTTCTTAATCGTCGGTGCGGGAGCGCACGGAGCGATCTTCATGGTGCGGGACTACGATCCGGCCAAAAACGTCGATAACCTGCTCGATCGGGTGATCCGTCATCGCGACGCAATTATCTCCCACCTGAACTGGGTATGTATTTTCCTCGGCTTCCATAGCTTCGGTTTATACATTCACAACGACACCATGCGGGCTTTTGGTCGTCCCCAAGATATGTTCTCGGATACGGGAATTCAACTACAACCCATCTTTGCCCAATGGGTACAAAGTCTCCACACCCTAGCCCCCGGCAACACCGCTCCTAACGCTCTCACTACCGCTAGTTATGCTTTCGGTGGCGACGTGGTAGCAGTGGGTGGCAAAGTGGCCATGATGCCGATCACTCTCGGTACTGCCGATTTCCTCGTGCATCACATCCACGCCTTCACCATCCATGTAACGGTGTTGATTCTCCTCAAAGGGGTTCTCTACGCTCGCGGTTCCCGTCTGATTCCCGATAAAGCGAATCTCGGTTTCCGTTTCCCCTGCGATGGTCCCGGTCGCGGCGGTACCTGCCAAGTTTCGGGTTGGGATCACGTCTTCCTCGGCCTGTTCTGGATGTACAACTCCCTCTCGGTCGTAATCTTCCACTTTAGCTGGAAAATGCAGTCCGATGTCTGGGGAACCGTCGCCCCCGATGGCACTGTCACCCACGTTACCCTTGGTAACTTCGCTCAAAGTGCCATCACCATCAACGGTTGGTTACGCGATTTCCTCTGGGCGCAAGCGGCGCAAGTCATTAATTCCTATGGCTCTGCCCTGTCTGCCTACGGAATCATGTTCTTAGCCGGTCACTTCGTCTTCGCGTTTAGCTTGATGTTCCTGTTCAGTGGTCGCGGCTACTGGCAAGAATTAATCGAGTCGATCGTCTGGGCGCACAACAAGTTAAGAGTTGCCCCCGCTATCCAACCTCGCGCCCTGAGCATCATTCAAGGTCGTGCCGTTGGTGTGGCTCACTACCTCTTAGGCGGTATTGTCACCACTTGGGCATTCTTCTTGGCCAGAAGTCTCTCGATTGGCTAA
- a CDS encoding YqiA/YcfP family alpha/beta fold hydrolase yields MAVLENRYIYLHGFASSPQSTKAQFLRHCWQKRGLAMEIPDLNGDDFSSLTLTRQIVQIGRVIEQSQVPVTLIGSSFGGLTAAWLAETYSQVQRLVLLAPAFNFGPIWLGQLGAETLANWQKSGSLSVYHYGYRRYLPIYCKFIDDLANYPQEKLIRQLPTLIIHGRADEVIPLENSRHYCMNRPWVKLIELDSDHALTDVMTTIWAEIQLFLNF; encoded by the coding sequence ATGGCAGTCCTTGAAAACAGATATATTTATCTACACGGTTTTGCTTCTAGCCCCCAATCAACAAAAGCGCAATTTTTGAGACATTGTTGGCAAAAGAGGGGTTTAGCGATGGAAATTCCCGATCTTAACGGTGATGACTTTTCTAGCTTAACTCTCACTCGTCAGATTGTCCAAATCGGCCGAGTGATTGAACAATCTCAGGTTCCTGTTACTCTGATTGGTTCCAGTTTTGGCGGTTTAACGGCAGCTTGGCTGGCAGAAACCTATTCTCAGGTGCAAAGGCTCGTTTTATTAGCTCCAGCTTTTAATTTCGGGCCGATTTGGTTGGGACAATTGGGAGCAGAAACCCTAGCCAATTGGCAAAAATCTGGGAGTTTATCGGTTTATCACTACGGTTATCGCCGTTATCTGCCAATTTATTGCAAATTTATCGATGATTTAGCTAATTATCCCCAAGAAAAGTTAATCAGGCAGCTCCCCACCCTGATTATTCATGGTCGTGCCGATGAGGTGATTCCCCTAGAAAATAGTCGCCATTATTGCATGAATCGTCCTTGGGTGAAATTAATCGAATTAGATAGCGATCATGCCCTTACCGATGTGATGACGACAATCTGGGCTGAAATACAATTATTTCTCAATTTTTGA
- a CDS encoding DUF2973 domain-containing protein has protein sequence MLHLLYILAFTVIAFLTINNLIRSLITVSMDSQKRPAKSANSYNPYGYPMTSHPELLDETGQPINEPLLVIRSLTVEDARQQLDAIYNSSPSATKEQDEEI, from the coding sequence ATGTTACATCTGCTCTATATCCTCGCCTTCACGGTTATCGCTTTTTTGACCATTAATAATTTAATTCGGAGTCTGATTACTGTCAGCATGGATTCCCAGAAACGTCCTGCTAAATCGGCTAATTCCTATAATCCCTACGGTTATCCCATGACTTCCCATCCGGAACTTTTGGACGAGACTGGACAACCGATTAATGAACCCCTGTTAGTGATTCGTTCTCTCACTGTCGAAGATGCTCGTCAGCAGTTAGATGCCATTTATAATTCTTCTCCCAGTGCTACCAAAGAGCAAGATGAAGAAATCTAA
- a CDS encoding DUF2605 domain-containing protein: protein MLRNINNAKIKVSKIVIIRIMFPSQPTENELLKTILEPLLEDFTHWFSRSRLLLESERLSFLSLEEQNDLLARVKNAQQEVATAYLLFKTTGGQVGIEAKMLLPWHQLVAECWGVSSRRRLQGWGEYQSPQTDA, encoded by the coding sequence ATGTTAAGAAATATAAATAACGCTAAGATTAAGGTAAGCAAAATCGTCATTATAAGAATAATGTTTCCTTCGCAACCCACCGAAAACGAACTCCTGAAAACTATCTTGGAACCTCTACTAGAGGATTTCACCCATTGGTTTTCCCGTTCCCGTCTCCTCCTCGAATCCGAGAGATTATCCTTTCTCAGCCTCGAGGAACAAAACGATTTATTAGCAAGAGTCAAAAACGCCCAACAGGAGGTAGCCACGGCTTATTTACTCTTTAAAACCACAGGTGGTCAGGTGGGTATCGAGGCCAAGATGTTATTGCCTTGGCACCAGCTGGTGGCAGAGTGTTGGGGGGTCAGCAGTCGTCGTCGATTACAAGGTTGGGGAGAATATCAATCTCCTCAAACTGACGCTTAA
- a CDS encoding TenA family protein produces the protein MLSQQLWHSHQDLVQACLEHPFVRGIATGELKRDCFAFYVGQDAFFLESFARAYSIAAAKAPDWQGFTSFHRLAAGVLKELELHENYALQWGVDLRKVQPANATRRYRDFLLATAWMGDIGAIAVAMSPCMRLYAYLGQQLALEPISENPYQAWIDSYSGYEFAALASQLEELADKYALMTENISLSYRYALSCEQDFFSAAYRRGKS, from the coding sequence ATGCTTAGTCAGCAACTTTGGCACAGCCATCAAGATCTAGTGCAAGCTTGCCTCGAACACCCTTTTGTGCGAGGTATCGCCACAGGAGAGCTTAAACGGGACTGTTTTGCTTTTTATGTCGGTCAAGATGCTTTTTTTCTGGAATCTTTCGCCCGTGCTTACAGTATCGCCGCCGCTAAAGCTCCCGATTGGCAGGGATTCACTAGCTTTCATCGGTTAGCGGCAGGGGTATTAAAGGAATTAGAATTACACGAAAATTACGCTTTACAGTGGGGGGTTGACCTGAGAAAGGTTCAGCCCGCTAACGCCACCCGTCGCTATCGGGATTTTCTTCTCGCTACCGCTTGGATGGGTGACATCGGTGCGATTGCCGTGGCGATGAGTCCCTGTATGCGTCTTTATGCTTATCTAGGCCAACAATTAGCCTTAGAACCGATTTCTGAGAATCCCTATCAAGCTTGGATTGATAGTTATAGTGGGTATGAATTCGCAGCTTTAGCAAGTCAATTAGAGGAATTGGCGGATAAATACGCGCTGATGACGGAAAATATCTCTTTATCCTATCGTTATGCTCTTAGTTGCGAACAGGACTTCTTTAGTGCCGCCTACCGCCGGGGCAAATCTTAA
- a CDS encoding amino acid ABC transporter substrate-binding protein yields MKRTLAVMTMTVALTVTSNHSSLAGAIFDRIQKTGVITAGARKDAIPFGFINSQGKWVGYSLDMLELIRKETERKLGKPIKLKIVEVTPQNRFEKLKTGVIDIECGSTTFTWKRENEVDFSVSYFASGTQLLTRKGSNLDDIGSLAGRRIGVIANTTNEAVIKTQQPAAILVKVKNRGEGLQKLETGEIDGFASDGITLEGLRKNAKNPNNLAIVPSYPYAYESYACTLPENDSKWRDTVNYTLLKFMEGIVSDQQQAVTIYERWFGEDGVVPYSRETINDYFQGIVNTYEWIPLTVFP; encoded by the coding sequence ATGAAGCGTACACTTGCCGTCATGACGATGACAGTAGCTTTAACCGTCACCAGTAACCATTCTAGCCTTGCGGGAGCAATCTTTGATCGCATTCAAAAAACTGGGGTAATTACTGCCGGCGCTCGTAAAGATGCTATTCCCTTTGGTTTTATCAACTCCCAAGGCAAGTGGGTGGGTTACAGCCTTGATATGTTAGAGTTAATTCGCAAAGAAACCGAACGGAAGTTAGGAAAACCGATTAAATTAAAAATTGTTGAGGTTACTCCCCAAAATCGTTTTGAAAAGTTAAAAACAGGGGTCATAGATATCGAATGTGGCTCTACTACTTTTACTTGGAAAAGAGAAAATGAGGTTGATTTTTCCGTTAGTTATTTTGCCAGTGGCACTCAATTGTTAACCCGCAAAGGTAGTAATCTCGATGACATCGGTAGCCTGGCAGGTAGACGCATTGGAGTGATTGCCAATACTACTAATGAAGCGGTGATTAAAACCCAACAACCCGCCGCTATTTTGGTCAAAGTTAAAAATCGTGGCGAGGGTTTACAAAAACTGGAAACGGGAGAAATTGATGGTTTTGCCAGTGATGGTATTACCCTAGAAGGCTTAAGGAAAAACGCTAAAAATCCCAATAATTTAGCCATAGTTCCCTCCTATCCCTACGCCTACGAATCCTATGCCTGTACTTTACCCGAAAATGATTCTAAATGGCGCGATACAGTGAATTATACGCTATTAAAATTTATGGAAGGGATCGTTAGTGACCAACAACAAGCGGTGACAATTTATGAACGTTGGTTTGGTGAAGACGGGGTTGTTCCCTATTCCAGAGAAACTATTAATGATTATTTTCAAGGCATTGTCAACACCTACGAATGGATTCCTTTAACTGTATTTCCCTAA
- the sipA gene encoding regulatory protein SipA — MSEISVGGKVRLIAIPPYLKTADPMPMLRPPDLLDIDDIGTVIDRRPGGYWGVKFDRGSFLLDSKYLEAI, encoded by the coding sequence ATGAGTGAAATTAGCGTCGGGGGAAAAGTCCGTCTGATTGCCATTCCCCCTTACCTGAAAACCGCCGATCCCATGCCTATGTTACGGCCGCCAGATCTGCTCGATATCGACGATATAGGCACGGTGATCGATCGCCGGCCGGGGGGTTATTGGGGTGTAAAATTCGATCGAGGCTCATTTCTGCTCGATAGCAAATATTTAGAAGCCATTTAA
- a CDS encoding glycosyltransferase family 2 protein, which translates to MSNTFLSIIIPMREGFSEHWLGELLKVKGDIEFILVHPPGVNPSPVNDPRIKQIVCALRGEIIQRSTGFLNARGTYILTINCDEYLHPEVVTLVKDYFDRFPNSWVLRLARRGFPYGEREKLESPWPTIPDVKSLAICSRRENNSNLFKENNYLLEAPIAPLDNPFNPSALIGKRRDHKGPHMENFDKKVWKNELVQPAVKEITASMNVTGPIKYIPFWCLDRLLGLYIQAKFFERGKTIGHWLPEIAEQLRIEDNPPEYKRTKRFYFIAEVILLRNFPKYGYLWNLILAQATEVPGRAIDSLKRKLLPEKPSISK; encoded by the coding sequence ATGTCCAATACTTTTCTATCGATCATTATCCCGATGCGCGAGGGATTTAGCGAACATTGGCTAGGAGAATTATTGAAAGTCAAGGGAGATATAGAATTTATTTTAGTTCATCCTCCTGGGGTCAACCCTTCCCCAGTCAATGATCCACGCATAAAACAGATTGTCTGTGCTTTACGAGGTGAAATTATTCAAAGAAGTACAGGATTTTTAAATGCCAGAGGTACTTATATTCTCACAATCAATTGCGATGAATATTTACACCCGGAGGTCGTCACCTTAGTCAAAGACTATTTTGACCGCTTCCCCAATAGTTGGGTATTAAGATTAGCCAGACGTGGATTTCCCTACGGTGAACGAGAAAAATTAGAGAGTCCTTGGCCAACAATTCCCGATGTAAAAAGTTTAGCTATCTGTAGCAGGAGAGAGAATAATAGTAACTTATTTAAAGAGAATAATTATTTATTAGAAGCACCGATCGCTCCTTTAGATAATCCTTTTAATCCTAGCGCCCTGATCGGGAAACGTCGAGATCACAAGGGTCCTCACATGGAAAACTTTGATAAAAAAGTTTGGAAAAACGAACTGGTACAACCAGCAGTTAAAGAGATTACCGCTTCCATGAACGTCACTGGACCGATTAAATATATTCCCTTTTGGTGTTTAGATAGATTACTGGGTTTATATATTCAGGCCAAGTTTTTTGAGCGAGGTAAAACTATCGGTCATTGGCTGCCAGAAATAGCCGAACAACTGCGGATTGAAGATAATCCTCCTGAGTATAAAAGAACTAAACGTTTTTACTTTATTGCCGAGGTGATTCTCCTGAGAAATTTCCCTAAATACGGTTATCTTTGGAATTTAATTCTCGCTCAAGCGACGGAAGTACCGGGACGAGCCATCGATTCCCTAAAACGCAAATTATTGCCAGAAAAACCTTCTATATCCAAGTGA
- a CDS encoding peptide ligase PGM1-related protein, which produces MLLDRDVMLEKRLRYQELQEKLKEIWQGENVPESDECDYDILVVPSFSIDQRVGQKVAGFLHYEERLLFSLIRLRHPKTRLIYVTAQPLSRMVIDYYLQLLPGIPFSHANNRLLLLTTHDNSFQPLTQKILERPRLVERIRQALRRDRAYMVCFNSTNLERELSLQLDIPLFACSPDLLYWGSKSGSREIFGQGNIPHPDGSLQVNTVKDLLYEAASLWSRQPQLKRMVVKLNEGLSGEGNAVLDLRPLGGIVDSNSLDLSERMNLLAKQLDKMSFQASDETWESFSSKIAELGAIVEAFIEGEEKRSPSVQGYITPTGEVNIISTHDQILGGPDGQIYLGCHFPADENYRLQLQELGLKIGEILAAKGAIERYGVDFVAVKNPDTLVWDLQAIEINLRKGGTTHPFMTLKLLTNGEYDRETGLFFSQPHQEKYYIASDNLHKPQYKGLLPDDLMDIIAKHRLHFDSSSKTGTVFHLMGALSEFGKLGLTCIGNSSEEAAAIYQRVEQVLDWETEHSSINLGYYSGLPITWI; this is translated from the coding sequence ATGCTGTTAGATAGAGATGTGATGCTAGAAAAGCGGCTGCGGTATCAAGAATTACAAGAAAAATTAAAAGAGATTTGGCAGGGAGAAAACGTTCCCGAATCGGATGAATGCGATTATGATATCCTCGTTGTCCCTTCTTTTAGTATCGATCAGAGAGTCGGTCAAAAAGTGGCGGGTTTTTTACATTACGAAGAAAGATTATTATTTTCTCTGATTCGGTTGCGACACCCGAAAACTCGTTTAATCTATGTAACAGCGCAGCCACTGTCGCGGATGGTGATTGATTATTACCTGCAATTGTTGCCAGGGATTCCTTTTTCCCATGCTAATAACCGTCTTTTATTACTGACAACTCACGATAACTCTTTTCAACCTTTAACCCAAAAAATTCTGGAAAGACCGCGCTTAGTAGAAAGAATCAGGCAAGCGTTGCGTCGAGATCGTGCCTACATGGTTTGTTTTAATTCTACTAATTTAGAGCGAGAATTGTCTTTACAATTAGATATTCCTTTATTTGCCTGTAGTCCAGACTTATTGTATTGGGGTTCTAAAAGTGGCAGTCGCGAGATTTTTGGTCAAGGCAATATTCCCCATCCTGACGGTAGTTTACAGGTAAATACGGTCAAGGATTTGTTATACGAAGCCGCTAGTTTGTGGTCCCGTCAACCGCAATTAAAACGCATGGTAGTGAAGTTAAATGAGGGGTTATCGGGAGAAGGAAATGCGGTTTTAGATTTACGTCCTTTAGGGGGAATTGTTGATAGTAACAGTCTAGATTTAAGCGAGAGAATGAATCTCTTGGCTAAACAATTAGACAAGATGAGTTTTCAAGCAAGTGATGAAACTTGGGAGAGTTTTTCCAGTAAAATTGCTGAATTAGGGGCAATTGTCGAAGCTTTTATTGAAGGAGAAGAAAAGCGATCGCCGAGTGTGCAGGGTTATATTACACCCACGGGAGAAGTGAATATTATTTCCACTCACGATCAAATTTTAGGCGGTCCCGATGGTCAAATTTATCTAGGTTGTCATTTTCCTGCCGATGAAAATTATCGTCTACAATTACAGGAATTAGGCCTAAAAATAGGGGAAATTCTGGCAGCCAAGGGGGCAATTGAACGCTATGGAGTTGATTTCGTCGCTGTGAAAAATCCAGACACTTTAGTCTGGGATTTACAGGCGATCGAAATTAATCTGCGAAAAGGAGGAACCACCCATCCTTTCATGACATTGAAACTTTTAACTAATGGTGAATACGATCGAGAAACTGGATTATTTTTTAGTCAACCTCACCAGGAAAAATACTATATTGCCTCCGATAATCTCCACAAACCCCAATACAAAGGTTTACTTCCCGATGATTTAATGGATATTATTGCTAAACATCGCTTGCATTTTGATAGTAGCAGTAAAACGGGAACAGTTTTTCATCTCATGGGTGCGCTGTCAGAATTTGGTAAATTAGGGTTAACTTGTATCGGCAATTCTAGTGAAGAAGCGGCGGCAATTTATCAGCGTGTCGAACAGGTTTTAGATTGGGAAACAGAGCATAGTTCCATAAATTTAGGTTATTATTCTGGATTACCGATCACTTGGATATAG